The Eriocheir sinensis breed Jianghai 21 chromosome 21, ASM2467909v1, whole genome shotgun sequence genome includes the window agagagagagagagagagagagagagagagagagagagagagagagagagagagagagagagagagagagagagagagagagagagagagagagagaatgctatcgCTGTCATTAAAATACTTTCACAAACACATTGATTAAAGTACTCGAACTAGGAAAAAATATTAAGATGCTAGTAGGTTAAAGACATAATCATATACATTCAAAGAACTATCACCTTTTTCTTGTGCCTAAACGTGTTTCATAAAATTTCCTTCATCACCCTCTTATGCACTTTCTCgtttccagtttccttttttaTCCCGGTTTCAAAGGTTGCAAAAGGAGTGACAAAAGCTGACTCACAAGGAAAGAGGCTTCGTTCACTGTTTTCTTGTGTCGGTATGTCCGGTTTCCTGGTGACAATCATTTTTATAGCAAGGCCCGTGTTCTCAAAAAGGTTTCAGCGTCCTACAACACCTATTTCAACAAGCTATCGTGGAGGCTGCTTGGGTTTTCACTGACGGTTTTATGCTCCTGGCGATAGTTTTCAAAGGCTACCACACCATGAACAGGGAGGATATGTGATAACTTCATTagccttctcttcatcctctgaAAATTGTCCTAATGAGAGTTGAACCCATTTAAACATCCGGCCTTATACTTACGTAGTGTTTAATCCCCATGTAAATCAGTGCTATACGATCCCCTCCCTTATGCTGTATCACAACTTAAAGTCCCGGtgaattattatttattttttgtgttggcGGTTTTCGTATAATTGGGTGACGAATTATTACGCGGCGCTCGGTCCTCATGTGCAACAGCGATAAACGATCAACTAAAAGCCTTGCCAAGTACATTCATCCGTTGCCAGTTTGATTTATCGAGTGACATAAATAACTACAGAGCGTTTGATCCACATGTATTGCACCGATAAACAATCAACTCCCAAATGGTGCATTGCAAAGGGAAaaagaattatattattttatttgcgtTGCCGGTATTGAGTTTATTCGGTGACATGAAGATACGGACTTTCTTTATTGTGAGTTGAGTAGTCAGAAAGCAATACAACCTTAAATTTTCGTATTCTGAAGTGGATACCATGCCTGACTATTAAAGTATTTCCTGATGTCATACCTCATATATTAAAACAGAATGCTAGTGGGATCGATCCTTACGTAAAAGTCCCATTCCTCGGGCAAGTCACATTATGCATGGAGCTGATAACAGATAGACAACAGAAGCAACAGAGTGGTAACCCAGGATTATAGAAGATAGGACAGACACAAGCTGGATGGATTTCAGTCACACCCGACGGAGGTGCGGAACATTTGGAAAGGTTTTGCCATGCCACGGACTTCTAATGATTGTAGCTGAtgttaatgatgttgatgattatgatgatgagggggaggaagagaagcaagaaagaCCACTCGGTCCTTCAGATTAGCCGTCCCATCCCACGGCCTCTGATCCCCATGTAATAGAATCACAAACGATCTAATTCTCATGCCTCGATTCGTGCACACTCGCCGGTAACTGAACCCTTTCCTCGGTGCCTGCAGCTCGCCGGTgacctttcttccattcttggCTGAACCAGATTCGGGAAAAAAGTCTCCTGGTTTATATTATTAATACAAAAAACTAGACTTCACCTTTCAACCAGACAaactttcactctcttcctccttcagtaacACGCGGCGGACGGACGGGAGCCTTTCTACTTCGAGTCTACCCTTCACAAGACTCTGCGCTCCTATTCTTAtaacatttcctctcctcttaccgaTGCACTCTCAACACATTTGTTACTCCGGCAACCCTACCCCGTGCCCACACAACAGGTGACGCCACGCAGGGGACCTTTACTCCCCTGTATGGCGTGTCTGAAGGGGCACGGGGTGGGAGGGAGAACGGGGCGGGGGCTCGCACATAAAGGAAGTTCAAGGAGGGGGGCGGGGATGGCCTCGGGGTGACATGATGCAGCACAGTTTTGCAAGTATTCACACCTTTCCCATTCAGCCATACACGTCCCGCTCTGACCATCGCTTTCGTTGTCACAGAGATtcacaggtaaaaaaataaaaaaaacctatCCAGTCTGTATATGTCCCTGCTAATTACTCCCATTATAACTTTTCCGTCTACATTCGCTCATGCTTTCTTTGAGGCGTATAAAAACAAGACAATTTCCTTCACTTTGTATTATatcaacctttctttctcttgccaCACGATTTTCTATTCgactttctattctctcttcatCTTGCTCATCCTTTCACACTTAATAATGAGACACTTTCccgcgtgtgggtgtgggtgtgggtgtaggtgtgggtgtgttttaTTAATAATTACTTTCCTGCTTTCCTCGATATCCAAGTTTTTCTTTGTGGTCTTGTcacgcctctgtgtgtgtgtgtgtgtgtgtgtgtgtgtgtgtgtgtgtgtgtgtgtgtgtgtgtgtgttatcatctattctttcccttttccttactctctttaTCTCTAAAATGATATGATCTGCATTATTTCAGTTCTCCCTGCCGCTCATATTTTctcccaaacttttttttttttttatcttctctcactttcccgtcctctctctatttttttttttgttcccctttccttccttaaaatTCTTAGACAAAATAAGACACACTCCTGTttgattttttgttcttttgtattttttttctctcttgctccAGGCCACACGATTATCTCCTGGTTTACTTTCTTTTAAATGTAACGTGATACCACCCTCTGTTGTATTGTATCAAcctttgttcctctctcttccctgccaGCCACTCATGCCCTACGAGTTCGCATACGAGGTGAAAGACGACGCCACGACCAATTACCAGAACAGAGTGGAGTTCGTTGAGGATGGCGTGTTGCGGGGGAGCTACAGCCTCCTCTCCCCTGACGGTGTGGTTCGAACTTCCGTCTATTCCGACACCGGCAATGGCTTCGAGGTGAGTTACTCGGCATTAGGGCGGCGACGAGAGCCTACGAACGCCGTTAGAATGGCAAAGAATGAAGTTTGGCATATTACTGAGTAGCGACATAGATATTGCAGAAGTCAGGACAGAGAAAATAGGTGGAAATATGAAATTTAAACCCATGCTGGAGCAGGAAAGAGCACAAAatatgaaaagtagaaaatactGGAAAGGCATTTGTCTGTAgcgactgatgatgatggtgatgataaaggcattGAGGAGAGCATACGAGCGTCTTTAAAATACCAGGAATAGATGTTGGACATAGATGCTGCCCGTAGATggagtttcatttttttcttactaaCAGTTACTATATACTATATTATGGAAGTAAATCTAAAGTAAATATTTGTCTGCGatcaaacacataaaaaaacactgCATACCAGGAAAGAAAGGGAGCTTGTAAATTACACCGGCGAGTGAAATCGTCTTTCTTGTTTGCCTTCATCAAGCCGGTCTGTACGATGACTAAGGCACATGCAGCACATTCCTGACACACACTGTACCCCCTGAACAAGTCCTGCTGAAGGCACTTACTCATGAGGCCGCTCGCACCACAACGTTTGTCGCATCAAGATTTTCTATTCAGCGTATCATTCATGACACCCGCTTTCCTCTCTGAGCCAATCCTGCTAAAAACATTTATACTGCCGGCTTCGCTGCTTCATTCGTCCTAttaccgttttctttttcatgtgtATGAGCTTTGAGACTCAGCAAAATGAGAACTTTAATGTTTCGTTTTCTTTGCCAGTTGTATAAAGTTTTGGTGCGAAAATATAACAGTCTACCCGGCAATGGGGAACAGTTGATATATAAttacgacgacaacaacaacaatactagaagtgaaaatatgataataataataataataataataataataataataataataataataataataataataataataataataataataaaataatgaggtAACAAAAATTGACCATCCTCCCGGTTGGACACAAATCCTTCAACATGGCGCCTCTTTCCGTCCTCCCACAGGTGACCCTCCACGAAGTGCCAACAGACATCGTGGTCATCGGCTCAGGCCTCCCTGGTGACCCCGCGCTCAAGGCCGGGGGCACGTACAGGTACTACGACTCTCGCGACTCAGGCTCAAGGGAGTCCTTCCGGCCATCTTTCAGCAGGAGCGGTGGATTTGAGGCTTTCTCTAAAGCATCAGAAGGGTTTGACGGGTCTTCAAGAGGGTCAGCTATCTTTAGTTCATCGAGCAACAGAGACTTTTCATCGAAAAATAAACAGTCAAGTCGCGAAGAGTCATCCAGGCGCGAAGAATCGGAAAGGCGCGAAGAATCGTCGAGACGCGATGAGTCAAGACGCGAAGAATCGTCGAGACGCGATGAGTCAAGACGCGAAGAATCCGAAGGCTCCAGATTTGAATTTTTAACGAATGACAAGAGTGCCTTGGAAGCCTTCGACAGGGAGAGCGCCAGCCAAGGCTTCTCTGGTGGGTCTAGGGACTCCGAGGCTTCGTCGAGACGCAAAGAGTCAAGACGCGAAGAATCCGAAGGCTACAAATATGAATTGTTGACGAATGACAAGAGTGCCTTGGAAGCCTTCGACAGGGAGAGCGCCAGCCAAGGCTTCTCTGGCGGGTCTAGGGACTCCGAGGCTTCGTCGAGACACGAAGAGTCTGGAGGCTTTGGAGAGTTCTCGCATGCCTTCGCGTCATCGTTCTCCCAGCAGGGAGGATCTGGAGGTGGATCAGGTGGTGGATCTGGAGGTGGATCAGGTGGTGGATCTGGTGGTGGATTAGGTGGTGGATTTGGTGGTGGATCAGGTGGTGGATCTGAGGGTGGATCAGGTGGATCAAGAGGTGGATTCGGTGGTGGATCTGAGGGTGGATCATTAGGTGGATCTGGAGGATCAAGTGGTGGATCTGGTGGTGGATCAGGGGGTGGATTTGTTGGAACTGGTAGTGGATCAGGTCACGGTGGATCTGGTGGTGGATCAGGTGGTGGATATGAGGGTGGATTAGGTGGTGGATCAGGGGGTGGATTCGGTGGTGGATCTGAGGGTGGATCATTTGGTGGTGAATTTGGTGGATCAGGTGGTGGATCTGGTGGTGGATCAGATGGTGGATCTGGAGGTGGGTCAAGTGGTGGATCTGGTGGTGGATCAGGGGGTGGATTTGTTGGAACTGGTGGTGGATCAGGTCACGGTGGATCAAGTGGTGGATCTGACGGTGGATCAGGTGGCGGATtcggtggtggttctggtggatCAGGTGGGGGATCACATGGTGGTTCAAGTGGATCAGGTGGCGGATccggtggtggttctggtggatCAGGTCGCGGATCACATGGTGGTTCTGGTGGATCAGGTGGCGGATCAGGTGGCGGATCACATGGTGGTTTAGGTGGATCAGGTGGCGGATTCGGTGGTGAATTTGGTGGATCAGGTGGCGGATccggtggtggttctggtggatCAGGTGGCGGATccggtggtggttctggtggatCAGGTGGGGGATCACATGGTGGTTCTGGTGGATCAGGTGGCGGATCACATGGTGGTTCAGGTGGATCAGGTGGCGGATTCGGAGGTGGATCTGGTGGATCAGGTGGCGGATCACATGGTGGTTCAGGTGGATCAGATGGCGGATTCGGTGGTGGATCTGGTGGATCAGGTGGCGGATTCGGAGTTGGATCTGGTGGATCAGGTGGCGGATCACATGGTGGTTCAGGTGGATCAGATGGCGGATTCGGTGGTGAATTTGGTGGATCAGGTGGCGGATTCGGTGGTGAATTTAGTGGATCAGGTGGCGGATCACATGGTGGTTCAGGTGGATCAGATGGCGGATTCGGTGGTGGATCTGGTGGATCAGGTGGCGGATTCGGAGTTGGATCTGGTGGATCAGGTGGCGGATCACATGGTGGTTCAGGTGGATCAGATGGCGGATTCGGTGGTGGATCTGGTGGATCAGGTGGGGGATCACATGGTGGTTCTGGTGGATCAGATGGCGGATTCGGTGGTGGATCTGGTGGATCAGGTGGGGGATCACATGGTGGTTCTGGTGGATCAGATGGCGGATTCGGTGGTGGATCTGGTGGATCCGGTGGCGGATCACATGGTGGTTCTGGTGGATCAGATGGCGGATTCGGTGGTGGATCTGGTGGATCAGGTGGGGGATCACATGGTGGTTCTAGTGGATCAGGTGGCGGATCACATGGTGGTTTAAGTGGATCAGATGGCGGATTCGGTGGTGGATCTGGTGGATCAGGTGGCGGATTCGGAGTTGGATCTGGTGGATCAGGTGGCGGATCACATGGTGGTTCAGGTGGATCAGATGGCGGATTCGGTGGTGGATCTGGTGGATCAGGTGGGGGATCACATGGTGGTTCTGGTGGATCAGATGGCGGATTCGGTGGTGGATCTGGTGGATCAGGTGGGGGATCACATGGTGGTTCTAGTGGATCAGGTGGTGAATTCGGTGGTGGATTTGGTGGATCAGGTGGCGGATCACATGGTGGTTCAGGTGGATCAGATGGCGGATTCGGTGGTGGATCTGGTGGATCAGGTGGGGGATCACATGGTGGTTCTAGTGGATCAGATGGCGGATTCGGTGGTGGATCTGGTGGATCAGGTGGGGGATCACATGGTGGTTCAGGTGGATCAGGTGACGGATTCGGTGGTGGATCTGGTGGCGGATCCGATGGTGGATCAGGTGGATCAGGTGGCGAGTTCGGTGGTGGATCTGGTGGATCATTTGGCGGATCACATGGAGGTTCAGGTGGATCAGGTGGGGGATCCGGTGGTGGATCTGGTGGATCAGGTGGCGGATCCGATGGTGGATCAGGTAGTGGTTCAGGTGGATCAGGTGGCGGATTCGGTGGGGGATCTGGTGGATCACATGGTGGTTCAGGTGCATCAGGTGGGGGATCCGGTGGTGGATCTAGTGGATCAGGTGGCGGATCACATGGTGGTTCAGGTGGAGGATTCGGTGGTGGATCTGGTGGATCAGGTGGCGGATCACATGGTGGTTCAGGTGGATCAGGTGGGAGATCCGGTGGTGGATCAAGTGGCGGATCCGATGGTGGATCAGGTGGCGGATTCGGTGGTGGACTTGATATTGGACTCGGTTTTGGAACTGATGGACCTGGTGGATCAGGATCTGGTATTGAACTCGGTTTGGGACTTGGTGGTGGACCTGGTATTGAGCTCGGGTTTGGAACTGATGGACCTGGTGGATTCGGTGGTGAACCTGGTGGATCAGGAGGTGGATTCGGTGGTGGACCTGGTGGATCAGGTGGCGGATCACATGGTGGTTCAGGTGGATCAGGTGGCGGATccggtggtggttctggtggatCAGGTGGTGGATTCGATGGTGGATCAGGTGGTGGTTCAGGTGTATCAGGTGGCGGATTCGGTGGTGGACTTGATATTGGACTCGGTTTTGGAGCTGGTGATGGACCTGGTGGGTCAGGAGGTGGACTTGGTGGATCAGTTGGCGGATTCGGTGGTCGACCTGGTGGATCAGATGGTGGATTCGGTGATGGATCAGGTGGGTCAGGTGGATTCGGTGGCGGATTCGGAGGTGGACCAGGAGGTGGATTCGGTGGTGGATCAGGTGGATCAGGTGGATCAGGTGGATTCGGTGGCGGATTCGGTGGTGGACCAGGAGGTGGATTCGGTGGTGGATCAGGTGGATCAGGTGGATTCGGTGGCGGATTCGGTGGTGGACCAGGAGGTGGATTCGGTGGTGGATCAGGTGGATCAGGTGGTGGATctggtggtggagcaggtggaTCTGGTGGCGGGGTCAGTGGTGGAGgggccggcggcggcggcgtcaacCTACAGGACAAGGCCGTGTTCATCATTCACCCTGACTTCTTCAAGACCGGCGCGGGCGCCGGCCTGACGGGCCTGCCGGAAGTGACGGAGCCCATTATTATCGTGAGTGACAATAAATTTGCCCAGGGTGGGGGTGGGGCTGGCGTAGGTTTCAGTAATGCTCTGGGCGGAGGAGGGTTTGCGGGAGCCTTTAGCAGCGTGAACAGGCTGggagaggctgctgctgctgacacCACAGCGGCTCACTCAAGCGGTGCTGCATCAACTGCTACCGCCGAAGAAGTAAGTACATCCTCTGGTAAAAGTGGATCGACCTCGACCAGTGCCATTGAAAGCGCTTCATCCTTAGGCAGTGCCTCAATAAGCGCTTCTTCTCCAAGCAGTGAAGGCTTCGTTGCATCCACCTTCAGCTCCAACGGATTGACTGTTGGAAGTGCGACAGGTGATTCTACCTCTGCCTCGAGTGGATCATTTGGAAGAAGTACCATCGAAAATGTCTCATCCTCAGCTAGTGCCGCTGAAGGAGCATCTTCAAGTGGTGCTACAAAGAGTGCTTCATTCTCCAGTGCAAGTGAATCATCGGGCAGCGCCACTGATGGTGCTTCTTTTTTAACTAGTGCTTCCGAAGGTGGTTCATCCTCCCACGGATCAGTTTCCTCAGGGAGTGGAACTGAAGGCGCCTTTTTATTTGATGCAAGTGGATCTTCCCTAGGCAGTGCGGCTGAAGTTGATACTTCTTTAGGCAGTGCCGCTGAAGTAGCCTCCTCAAGCAGTGCCACTGAAGTGGCCTCCTCAGGCAGTGCCGCTGAAGTGACCTTCTCAGGTAGTGCCGCTGAAGTGGCCTCCTCAAGCGGTGCCGCTGAAGTGACCTCCTCAAATAGTGCCGCTGAAGTGACCTCAAGCAATGCCGCTGCAGCGGCTTCCTCAGGCAGTGCCGCTGAAGGTGTTTCTTCTTCGAGCAGTGGAGGGTTCGATGCATCTACATTCAACTCTAGAAAACTATCTGTAGAAAGCAGCACAAAagattcttcatcttcttccagcAGAAAAGGTGGAGTTCTAACAATTACTTCCTCTAGCTTGGATGGATCATCTGGTATCAACAAAGCGGTAACTGATGAGTCGTCTGGCAGGGGACAATCAGTTCTCGATAGTGGAGCATCAGGAGGaacaaaaaatattgaaaaggcAGCCAATGCAAAACCAGCTTCTTCGGGTCAAATTGGGCTGAATGGATTTAGCACGTCCTTCAGTGAAGGCGGATCACAACAGTTTATAATATCCTCTAGTGGAGACGCATCCAGGTTTGACTCCCACAGATTTTCCAGCAGTGGATCCGGTGGCTCTTCAAGCAGTGGGGCGTCAAGCAGTGCCATTTTGCACAGCCAAAGCGGTGGTGACTTAAAACTGCAGGCACCGGACCAGTTACTGAAGATTCTCAATCCAGGCCAAACAGCTCGCGGGCTTCAGGGTATCCGCGGCAGTTCGGGCCAGGGCGGGGCTGTCTTCTTTACGCAGGAAACTGACCTGGCCTCTTCCCAGGGCGGCAAAACCTCCATCACACAACTGCCAGTCACTCGCGTCACCACCGTGACACACCTCCCTGACGATTCTAAGCAAGGCTCTTCCATCTTGAAAATAGCTGGCAGTTCCACGGGCTTCAAGAATAACCAGAACGTGTTCACAAGCCCACCGTCAGGTGCTGCACGATTCTTTGCATCAGCATCAAACACAAAAACTTTTCAGGCGAGTGGCAAGAAGTCAGCAGGAAACAAAATTGTTAGCATATCCGGCTCAGGAACACTCACGACTCTTCCTACTGGTGACACTGTCCTCGCCTTGGGCAGCAAACAACCCATTGCAATTTCCACTTCCCAGGGCGTCATCAGGAACAGCCGGAGGACCGCGCCCTTTTCCACCACCAACTCGAGGCAGCAACGACCGAGGCGAATCCGAGGGCGGCTTCTGAGGTCACTCTAATTGGCCAAAGAGGTGAAGACACACCTGCATTGAGGTTCACCGTCTCAGCGCCCACTGTTCCTTCAATATGTTAACGTTAGCTTGTACGATAGGCAGAATCGATGTTAATGGCCGCAGTGATCAGATTTTGCTGCTGAAAAGGGTTCATAGAAACTCTGCTTTTATGTtttacacaaacacactctcAGTCATTAACTACATTAATGAAACGAAGAGTTTGTCATTTACCTATTACACAAACACTTCACATATCACTGCACTGTTACTGTCCATACATCATGCCTCTTCCCTTTAATGGCTTGTTTTCATTCGCGAACGAAACGCTGTTACTGTTAGCCAATGCTTAGGTTAGGAACCATGCACACTTGTAGTCATGAGGTGCTgagctctgtgtgtgtatgtgtgtgtgtgtgtgtgtgtgtgtgctaagttATGTGTGTGGATCACTTGATATTGTTGTAACGGTAAGTTATCACGGAGAAGCGTGCTAGGTTTTGTGTGTGGATCACGTCAAGCTGTTTAAACAGAAATGTATCACGAGGTCCATTAGTCGTTaagttatgtttgtgtgtttataacgttgaaattaataaaaaaaatattttttataagCTGAAAAAATGTTTTATTCTAACATCTGGTTACAGGGTTCAATAAACAAACAGGTGCTCTGAGTTCTTGAAATCTATAAAAACAAAGATAAGATTAATCCACAAAGAGGTAATTAACAAAAAGACAAGAATACAAACACTGATGTTCCTGGGGTAACACTTTTAAACTCTCAAAAAGGAAGAGGCTGAGGGAGGATGGAGTGTGCTCCTTACCGGAACAAGCTGGCATGGAGAGCACGGGCGTGGGGGAACCTTCTCTACACGTCACCAACACTCCTGCAACAGATATATAAATTgctataaatggaaggaaaaacgcTTCAATGTTTAAATATGCGTTacatagaaagggaaagggtacGAGGACACTTGATCGAGAtttatgaatggatgaagggctttcatAAGGGTGATGTATAAGGATTTTAGTAGTAGAAGAGCAGAGTACAACACGTAGgctagtaatggatttaaattggataaactcagattcaacaaagacatagcaagaaccagggttgttgattttttttaatttcaagcaagatggcggcactataaaacagttgcctgcgcttccaattggctgggaccaaccaaaagagtaaagatggggccatacgctacagctgagcgtggccgcagtgctcatctccttGGCACGGGCCCCTGACCATTGATGGGAAGAAACCATCACCCCAggacagggtcagcgtgacatccgggttacgacGGTTTATCTTCCCAAAGTTTACCATtgtaagggccgccggcaaccctcacataactttgtgtgtgtgtgtgtgtgtgtgtgtggctctcgcaatctctaagcctttacaaCCATATAtacctatttatcgaccagcccgaaagggaggatgagcagctgggtgagtgggacgctgactgcccaggtcgggattcaaacccagggcGCGGGTTTGTAGCAAGGCATactaaccactagaccatggaggtataaaaaaaacaataaaaaaaatctaatgtcaacaagatgagaaaacagttGCAATAAGCAAATGAACTtaagttgctaacccatggttgccctgcacacattctaaatATTTTGGCTCATGGTTTGGAAATTGGCAACATaaaagaacatgtggttcatgttgtaaTATACTTCTGAagccatcactctgcctcagcaagatgcCGTCAGAAAGGCGGTCAGTGTCTTGTTCTGCTCCAGGACACTGGATGGACCAGGTGTGGCTGACGGAAGATATGTATAATGAACTAACAGCTCAGGTAAAAATtttgtgaagttgacagggaaaataTGGATATCGAGGTTagagagtgttttctttgtttatttctccattctATGTTGTTGCTCAGCAAtgagatcaagatttaaatcaatgacaaaaaaaaatcaaataatataaatcttgatttaaatcaatgatttaaaaaaataatttgatttaagttttgatttaaatcaacttgatttaaatcaaacaaccctggcAAGAACTGCTTTACTAATATTGTGGTGGATGAGTGCAGCAATcactcatgtggtgagtgccaatatgataTATAGCTCCAAGGAAAGcttacataaattcatggatactGAGGATAAATGGGGTTAGGATGACAAAAACCTGCCTTGTATGGGCATTCCGGACTCTTGcagattatatgtgtgtgtgtgtgtgtgtgtgtgtgtgtgtgtgtgtgtgtgtgtgtgtgtgtgtgtgtgtgtgtgtgtgtgtgtgtatctatgtgataaagaaagagaaagagaaagataaggagaattcaaatattcgtgtatttaatcATTcacctatttatttactttacatccggttaaaaatatacatattttaGTACGTTCCCGAACATTGGTGTGTCGCAGCTGCATTACCTGATATGCTTTTTAAGAAACGATGGCTCGGCAGATCTCTAAAGCTGCTGAGATAATCCACATAATTAACTCATCCCACCACACACCTGCACCTTCCCAAGCCCTGCCTCCAGCGTCACCTGCTCTGCGCCACGCCTCCTGCTGTGCTCCACCGTCCCCTTCCTCAGGTGCCCGTTTCCAACCTTGCTGCATCAACCTTCACACCAGGAGCCTTCCTCGTACCTTTAGCTGTCCCTTGACTTCCATAATCTCTCTCTGCATTTCAATAGTTGATATAATTTTCCCGTAAGGCTCTCATTTCTTATCTCTGCGTCTATCATTTTTTTCGCTGCGAATATTGACTATCAAATGTTCAGGATTCCAAAATGGTTGTCTGTTAACTTGTAAAAAACAAAATTGCTTATTCCCAGTTGCCTATTCGGTGAAGTTCCCTCGAAGC containing:
- the LOC127001562 gene encoding uncharacterized PE-PGRS family protein PE_PGRS54-like isoform X16, coding for MWKVVVVAAALSVAAVAGEGGQEAQLSGPGLSLGELLRGSRESSGEYRVRHFGRGGGDDDDSEEFPPLMPYEFAYEVKDDATTNYQNRVEFVEDGVLRGSYSLLSPDGVVRTSVYSDTGNGFEVTLHEVPTDIVVIGSGLPGDPALKAGGTYRYYDSRDSGSRESFRPSFSRSGGFEAFSKASEGFDGSSRGSAIFSSSSNRDFSSKNKQSSREESSRREESERREESSRRDESRREESSRRDESRREESEGSRFEFLTNDKSALEAFDRESASQGFSGGSRDSEASSRRKESRREESEGYKYELLTNDKSALEAFDRESASQGFSGGSRDSEASSRHEESGGFGEFSHAFASSFSQQGGSGGGSGGGSGGGSGGGSGGGLGGGFGGGSGGGSEGGSGGSRGGFGGGSEGGSLGGSGGSSGGSGGGSGGGFVGTGSGSGHGGSGGGSGGGYEGGLGGGSGGGFGGGSEGGSFGGEFGGSGGGSGGGSDGGSGGGSSGGSGGGSGGGFVGTGGGSGHGGSSGGSDGGSGGGFGGGSGGSGGGSHGGSSGSGGGSGGGSGGSGRGSHGGSGGSGGGSGGGSHGGLGGSGGGFGGEFGGSGGGSHGGSGGSDGGFGGGSGGSGGGFGVGSGGSGGGSHGGSGGSDGGFGGEFGGSGGGFGGEFSGSGGGSHGGSGGSDGGFGGGSGGSGGGFGVGSGGSGGGSHGGSGGSDGGFGGGSGGSGGGSHGGSGGSDGGFGGGSGGSGGGSHGGSGGSDGGFGGGSGGSGGGSHGGSGGSDGGFGGGSGGSGGGSHGGSSGSGGGSHGGLSGSDGGFGGGSGGSGGGFGVGSGGSGGGSHGGSGGSDGGFGGGSGGSGGGSHGGSGGSDGGFGGGSGGSGGGSHGGSSGSGGEFGGGFGGSGGGSHGGSGGSDGGFGGGSGGSGGGSHGGSSGSDGGFGGGSGGSGGGSHGGSGGSGDGFGGGSGGGSDGGSGGSGGEFGGGSGGSFGGSHGGSGGSGGGSGGGSGGSGGGSDGGSGSGSGGSGGGFGGGSGGSHGGSGASGGGSGGGSSGSGGGSHGGSGGGFGGGSGGSGGGSHGGSGGSGGRSGGGSSGGSDGGSGGGFGGGLDIGLGFGTDGPGGSGSGIELGLGLGGGPGIELGFGTDGPGGFGGEPGGSGGGFGGGPGGSGGGSHGGSGGSGGGSGGGSGGSGGGFDGGSGGGSGVSGGGFGGGLDIGLGFGAGDGPGGSGGGLGGSVGGFGGRPGGSDGGFGDGSGGSGGFGGGFGGGPGGGFGGGSGGSGGSGGFGGGFGGGPGGGFGGGSGGSGGFGGGFGGGPGGGFGGGSGGSGGGSGGGAGGSGGGVSGGGAGGGGVNLQDKAVFIIHPDFFKTGAGAGLTGLPEVTEPIIIVSDNKFAQGGGGAGVGFSNALGGGGFAGAFSSVNRLGEAAAADTTAAHSSGAASTATAEEVSTSSGKSGSTSTSAIESASSLGSASISASSPSSEGFVASTFSSNGLTVGSATGDSTSASSGSFGRSTIENVSSSASAAEGASSSGATKSASFSSASESSGSATDGASFLTSASEGGSSSHGSVSSGSGTEGAFLFDASGSSLGSAAEVDTSLGSAAEVASSSSATEVASSGSAAEVTFSGSAAEVASSSGAAEVTSSNSAAEVTSSNAAAAASSGSAAEGVSSSSSGGFDASTFNSRKLSVESSTKDSSSSSSRKGGVLTITSSSLDGSSGINKAVTDESSGRGQSVLDSGASGGTKNIEKAANAKPASSGQIGLNGFSTSFSEGGSQQFIISSSGDASRFDSHRFSSSGSGGSSSSGASSSAILHSQSGGDLKLQAPDQLLKILNPGQTARGLQGIRGSSGQGGAVFFTQETDLASSQGGKTSITQLPVTRVTTVTHLPDDSKQGSSILKIAGSSTGFKNNQNVFTSPPSGAARFFASASNTKTFQASGKKSAGNKIVSISGSGTLTTLPTGDTVLALGSKQPIAISTSQGVIRNSRRTAPFSTTNSRQQRPRRIRGRLLRSL